One uncultured Draconibacterium sp. genomic window, AATTGTTTCAGGCTTAAAATTCTGCTGCTTTTATTACCAAATCCGATGCCTTTTTTACAAGTTGCAGAAATTCAAGCAACTAACTTTTCGAACAAGTAAAACAGTGTAAATATTTTTTACAGGTATGCATAAATATTTGTCAACCCTAACTTTAACACCTCTTTTGATTCAGCGAACTTTGGTTTACTCGTAACGCAAACTTTCCACCGGATTTTTAGTTGCTGCGCTCCACGATTGATATGATACCGTTAACAATGCAATACCCAAAGTGACCACACCGGCTGTAACAAAAATCCACCAGCTTAATGCAGTTTTGTAGGCAAAACTTTCGAGCCAGGTGCGCATGGCAAAATAAGCAAGCGGAGTAGCCAAAACAAAAGCAACCGCAACCCATTTTACAAAGTCTTTGTTTAACAGAGCCACTATTTCGGCAATTGTTGCACCATTCACTTTTCGTACACCAATTTCTTTCACTTTTCGGTTTACCGTATGCGAAACCAGCGCATACAATCCCAAACAGGCAATAAATATGGCCAATAAGGCACTTAAACCAGCCAGTTCGCCCAGTTGTTTATACGAAATATATTGCCTGTTAAAAAAAGCATCGAGAAAAAAGAAATCGGCCTGAGCGCCCGGATAATGTTTCTCCCAAATTTGTTTGGTAGTACTTAGTAACTCCGGAACATTTGAGGTATTCACAAGTGCCGGGTAATACCCGAATTCATGCGGATGTCTGAACTGATAAATGTATGGTTCGAGTTCTTTTTGAAGCGATTCGTGATGAAAATTCTTTGCCACACCAACAATTTCAACCTCGCGGTTACCGATATTGATTTTTTCGCCAATGGCATCTGCAGGAGATTCGAAACCCAGGATCTCTGCCGATTTTTCGTTGATGATAACAGACTGTGTTTCGTTTGCCATTACCGTATAAAAATTACGGCCGGCAACTATGGGAACCTGATAGGTTTCGAAGTAATTTTCGTCGGAAAAAGAGATATTAAACCGGGTATTCATTTGTTTGCCTCTGAAGTTTACCACTACATTGTTGTACTTGTTGGTCTGCCCGGGAATATTCATGGTTGCCGTCACTTTTTCGATGTATGGCGATTGCAACAGCTCTTCGCGAAAAGCGCAAAATTCGTGGTAACGCCGGTCGCCGGAGGTATTATTTGTTGCCGGTCCGCGCATAACCAAAACCTGGCTGGCATTCATTCCCAGATTGCTTTTTTCAAGAAAACTGATTTGTTTAAAAATTAATGTGGTGGAGCCAATTAAAACAATGGCCAACATAAACTGAAAAACGGTTAACCCGTAACGCAGTGATCCAAAACTTTTGGTGTTGCTTATTTTGTTGCTCAGCAACTGAAGCGGAGTTACCGACGATTGCAGCAAGGCCGAAACAGTTCCTGTAAAAAGAATACCGGCCACAAGAATAGCGGCCAACATCAACCAAAATCCGGTAGATGTAAAGAATAAGTTAGAAATATTATTGTTTATGTACGAAGTAAAAAATGGGAAGGCCAAAAGAATAAGGATTATTGATAAAATGACTGCAAGCAGATTTATGGCGAGCAGTTCGGTAAAAAAAAGTTTTACGATGGAAAGAGTATTTGCACCGTTCAGTTTTCGAATGCCATTTGCTTTTGCACGTTCGAATGATAAAGCAGTTGAGATATTAATGTTGTTGGTCCAGGCAATAAAAATTACAAAAAAGGCAATTATAATCAGCAAATTCACCTTTGTGAGATTCCCCTGCGGAGTGAACTCGCCTTCAAAATCTGATGTTAAATAGATATCGGTGACAGGCAAAATTGAGTATGCTGCTTCAAATCCGTCTTTCCCGTTATTTACAATGTATTTGTCTGCCAAATTGCTTAATAAATTAAGAATAGCCGTTTCGGTTGCTGCAGGAATTTTTCTGAAATAAGTGGCAACAAACAAGGAGTTCCAGTTTCCTTCGCGATTCACGCCATAATCTTCGAGCGTACTAAAACTCACCACAAAATCGTAGTGCAAATGCGTGTTCTGAGGCAAAGTCTCAAAAACAGCGGTTACAGTAAACGGAATCCCTTCGTTTAACTTTATAACATTGCCAACAGCTTCATTTTCGCCAAAATATATTTTAGCTACTTTTTCAGAAATAGCAACCGAGTATTTATTCTCAAGGGCAGTTGTGGCATCGCCGTGTATCAATTTGTTCT contains:
- a CDS encoding ABC transporter permease, yielding MFQHYLNQIFRNFVKHKRFFAINIIGLSVGIATFAMLWMYVQYEKSYDSFYPQADNLYRVNYQASKDGNQLTNSCRSHSALNQALQTESDLIAASCRAFYESCYMYTENVQLYFQDVLWADSAFLNVFQNKLIHGDATTALENKYSVAISEKVAKIYFGENEAVGNVIKLNEGIPFTVTAVFETLPQNTHLHYDFVVSFSTLEDYGVNREGNWNSLFVATYFRKIPAATETAILNLLSNLADKYIVNNGKDGFEAAYSILPVTDIYLTSDFEGEFTPQGNLTKVNLLIIIAFFVIFIAWTNNINISTALSFERAKANGIRKLNGANTLSIVKLFFTELLAINLLAVILSIILILLAFPFFTSYINNNISNLFFTSTGFWLMLAAILVAGILFTGTVSALLQSSVTPLQLLSNKISNTKSFGSLRYGLTVFQFMLAIVLIGSTTLIFKQISFLEKSNLGMNASQVLVMRGPATNNTSGDRRYHEFCAFREELLQSPYIEKVTATMNIPGQTNKYNNVVVNFRGKQMNTRFNISFSDENYFETYQVPIVAGRNFYTVMANETQSVIINEKSAEILGFESPADAIGEKINIGNREVEIVGVAKNFHHESLQKELEPYIYQFRHPHEFGYYPALVNTSNVPELLSTTKQIWEKHYPGAQADFFFLDAFFNRQYISYKQLGELAGLSALLAIFIACLGLYALVSHTVNRKVKEIGVRKVNGATIAEIVALLNKDFVKWVAVAFVLATPLAYFAMRTWLESFAYKTALSWWIFVTAGVVTLGIALLTVSYQSWSAATKNPVESLRYE